From Pseudomonas sp. StFLB209, a single genomic window includes:
- the hflC gene encoding protease modulator HflC, giving the protein MSNKSLFALIVGVVLAVVAWNSFYIVAQTERAVLLQFGRVVQPDVQPGLHVKVPYVNQVRKFDARLLTLDAPTQRFLTLEKKAVMVDAYAKWRVKDAERFYTATSGLKQIADERLSRRLESGLRDQFGKRTLHEVVSGERDALMADITGSLNRMAEKELGIEVLDVRVKAIDLPKEVNRSVFERMSTEREREAREHRAKGNELAEGIRADADRQRRVLLAEAYRESEETRGDGDAQAAAIYAKAYGQDQEFYAFYRSLLAYRESFASKSDVLVLDPKSEFFRYLEKAKP; this is encoded by the coding sequence ATGAGCAATAAGTCACTGTTTGCGCTCATCGTGGGCGTGGTGCTGGCGGTTGTCGCCTGGAACAGCTTCTACATCGTTGCGCAGACCGAACGTGCGGTCCTGCTGCAATTCGGTCGGGTCGTACAGCCTGACGTACAGCCTGGCCTGCATGTGAAGGTTCCGTACGTCAATCAGGTGCGCAAGTTCGATGCGCGTCTGCTGACCCTTGATGCACCCACCCAGCGGTTCCTGACGCTGGAGAAAAAGGCCGTGATGGTCGATGCTTACGCCAAGTGGCGGGTCAAGGATGCCGAGCGCTTCTACACCGCGACCTCGGGCCTCAAGCAGATTGCCGACGAGCGGTTGTCGCGTCGTCTGGAGTCCGGTCTGCGTGACCAGTTCGGTAAGCGCACCCTGCATGAAGTGGTATCGGGTGAGCGTGACGCGCTGATGGCAGACATCACCGGCTCGCTGAACCGTATGGCGGAGAAAGAGCTGGGTATCGAAGTCCTTGACGTACGTGTCAAAGCCATCGACCTGCCCAAGGAAGTCAACCGCAGCGTGTTCGAGCGCATGAGCACCGAGCGTGAGCGTGAGGCTCGCGAGCATCGCGCCAAGGGTAACGAGCTGGCTGAAGGTATTCGTGCCGACGCTGATCGTCAGCGCCGTGTGCTGCTGGCTGAAGCCTATCGTGAGTCTGAAGAGACCCGTGGTGATGGTGATGCCCAGGCCGCTGCGATCTACGCCAAGGCCTATGGTCAGGATCAGGAGTTCTACGCGTTCTATCGCAGCCTGCTGGCCTATCGTGAAAGCTTTGCAAGCAAGAGTGACGTGCTGGTGCTGGACCCCAAGAGCGAGTTTTTCCGCTACCTGGAGAAAGCCAAGCCGTAA
- a CDS encoding ATP phosphoribosyltransferase regulatory subunit, whose protein sequence is MATVDRWLLPDGIEEVLPPDAARIEVARRQVLDLFQSWGYEFVVTPHIEYLESLLIGAGSDLDLRTFKVIDPQSGRQMGFRADITPQVARIDAHTLKREGPTRLCYAGSVLHAKPRALSNSRSPIQLGAELYGDASTSSDVEVISLMLAMLQQAEVPDVHMDLGHVGIYRGLARAAGLSGEVEQQLFDALQRKAIDEVVSLTTGLPANLASMLQALVGLCGGREVLAEARERLAGAPAPVLAALDDLLVVAERLTARFPQLPLYFDLGELRGYHYHTGVVFAAFVPGVGESIAQGGRYDDIGADFGRARPATGFSTDLKTLVTLGQAEIEVPTGGIWVPDSNDSALWQSICQLRKDGQRVVQALPGQQVSAAREAGCDRQLIQHGEGWQVMPLAS, encoded by the coding sequence ATGGCAACGGTTGACCGCTGGCTGCTCCCGGATGGCATTGAAGAAGTGCTGCCACCCGATGCTGCACGCATTGAAGTCGCACGACGTCAGGTACTGGACCTGTTCCAGAGCTGGGGCTATGAATTCGTCGTCACTCCGCATATCGAATACCTTGAGTCGCTGTTGATCGGCGCCGGTTCCGATCTGGACCTGCGTACCTTCAAGGTGATCGATCCGCAGTCGGGGCGGCAGATGGGCTTTCGCGCCGACATCACGCCGCAGGTGGCGCGTATCGACGCCCACACCCTCAAGCGTGAAGGTCCTACACGTCTGTGCTACGCCGGTAGCGTGCTGCATGCCAAGCCGCGTGCATTGTCCAATTCGCGCAGCCCGATCCAGCTGGGTGCCGAGCTTTATGGCGATGCAAGCACCAGCAGTGACGTCGAAGTCATCAGTTTGATGCTGGCGATGCTGCAGCAGGCCGAAGTGCCGGATGTGCATATGGATCTGGGGCATGTCGGTATCTACCGCGGCCTGGCGCGTGCAGCCGGCTTGTCTGGCGAGGTCGAGCAGCAGTTGTTCGATGCACTGCAGCGCAAGGCCATCGACGAGGTCGTGAGCCTGACCACCGGTCTGCCTGCCAACCTGGCTTCCATGCTGCAGGCGCTGGTCGGGCTGTGCGGCGGCCGTGAGGTGCTGGCCGAGGCCCGTGAACGACTGGCGGGTGCGCCTGCACCGGTACTGGCGGCACTGGATGACCTGCTGGTGGTGGCCGAACGCCTGACCGCGCGCTTCCCGCAGTTGCCGCTGTATTTCGACCTGGGTGAGTTACGCGGTTATCACTACCACACCGGTGTTGTGTTTGCCGCGTTTGTGCCGGGTGTAGGCGAGTCGATTGCTCAGGGTGGCCGGTACGACGATATCGGTGCCGATTTCGGTCGTGCACGTCCGGCTACCGGCTTCTCGACCGATCTGAAAACCCTGGTCACTCTGGGGCAGGCCGAAATCGAAGTGCCGACCGGCGGTATCTGGGTGCCGGACAGTAATGATTCAGCGCTCTGGCAGTCCATCTGCCAGTTGCGCAAAGACGGGCAACGTGTCGTTCAGGCGTTGCCTGGGCAGCAGGTAAGCGCCGCGCGTGAAGCTGGCTGCGACCGGCAATTGATTCAGCATGGTGAGGGCTGGCAGGTAATGCCACTGGCCTCTTGA
- a CDS encoding adenylosuccinate synthase, with translation MGKNVVVLGTQWGDEGKGKIVDLLTEHAAAVVRYQGGHNAGHTLVIDGEKTVLHLIPSGVLREGVQCLIGNGVVVAPDALMREIVKLEEKGVPVRERLRISPSCPLILSYHVALDQAREKARGELKIGTTGRGIGPAYEDKVARRGLRVGDLFHRERFAAKLGELLDYHNFQLVNYYKEPAIDFQKTLDECMEYAEQLQPLMLDVTAELHDLRRAGKDIMFEGAQGSLLDIDHGTYPYVTSSNTTAGGIATGSGFGPLYLDYILGITKAYTTRVGSGPFPTELFDDTGAFLAKRGHEFGSTTGRARRCGWFDAVILRRAIEINSISGLCLTKLDVLDGLETINICVGYENENGAVIEAPTDADSYVGLRPVYEQLPGWSESTLGAKTLAELPAAAQAYIKRIEELVGAPIDIISTGPDRNETIVLRHPFA, from the coding sequence ATGGGTAAGAATGTCGTAGTCCTGGGCACCCAGTGGGGTGATGAGGGCAAAGGCAAGATCGTCGATCTGCTGACCGAACATGCTGCCGCCGTAGTTCGCTATCAGGGCGGTCACAATGCTGGCCACACCCTGGTGATCGATGGTGAGAAGACCGTACTGCATCTGATTCCGTCCGGTGTACTGCGCGAAGGCGTACAGTGCCTGATCGGTAACGGTGTGGTCGTGGCGCCCGACGCGCTCATGCGCGAAATCGTCAAGCTCGAAGAAAAAGGCGTGCCGGTGCGTGAGCGCCTGCGTATCAGCCCTTCCTGCCCGCTGATCCTGTCTTACCACGTTGCGCTGGACCAGGCGCGCGAGAAGGCTCGTGGCGAGCTGAAGATCGGTACGACCGGTCGCGGTATTGGCCCGGCCTACGAAGACAAGGTTGCTCGTCGCGGCCTGCGTGTGGGCGACCTGTTCCATCGCGAGCGTTTCGCTGCCAAGCTGGGTGAGCTGCTGGATTACCATAACTTCCAGCTGGTCAATTACTACAAAGAGCCGGCTATCGACTTCCAGAAAACGCTGGACGAATGCATGGAATACGCCGAGCAGCTGCAACCGCTGATGCTCGATGTGACCGCCGAACTGCACGACCTGCGTCGCGCCGGCAAGGACATCATGTTCGAAGGTGCTCAGGGTTCGTTGCTCGACATCGACCACGGTACTTACCCGTATGTGACCAGTTCCAATACCACTGCTGGCGGTATCGCCACCGGCTCCGGTTTTGGTCCGCTGTACCTGGACTACATTCTGGGCATCACCAAGGCCTACACCACTCGCGTAGGTTCCGGTCCGTTCCCGACCGAACTGTTCGACGACACCGGTGCGTTCCTGGCCAAGCGTGGTCATGAATTCGGCTCCACCACTGGCCGCGCTCGTCGTTGCGGCTGGTTCGACGCCGTGATCCTGCGCCGTGCCATCGAAATCAACAGCATCTCGGGCCTGTGCCTGACCAAGCTGGACGTGCTCGACGGTCTGGAAACCATCAATATCTGCGTCGGTTACGAGAACGAAAACGGTGCGGTGATCGAAGCGCCGACCGATGCCGACAGCTATGTAGGCCTGCGTCCGGTATATGAGCAGTTGCCGGGCTGGAGCGAATCGACGCTGGGCGCCAAGACCCTTGCCGAGCTGCCGGCTGCTGCCCAGGCTTACATCAAGCGCATCGAAGAGCTGGTGGGTGCTCCGATCGACATCATTTCGACCGGTCCTGACCGCAACGAGACGATCGTCCTGCGTCATCCGTTCGCCTGA
- a CDS encoding methyl-accepting chemotaxis protein: MSAVLSLLRSRLLRPVFIALGIALLVQVLVAVALTRSTVAALEADLARSLGVDSQQLSTQLERASNEVASSLEALSTNTRQRLSQGLSTRLKDEQGQLRATLEKNLHESANDMAELLAAVAPRAMWDNDTPTLSEFARRAQRNPNVLFVVYDDAAGEHLTRYLDRDNAKIKALLAKGQGERAMDKVLDAAKTDPGVYYVEASISPNGVEIGKVRMGVSTSAVEENLTALDKRFSGLISSSEQLVSESLASASAGSSTALRSRLQEAHNTADTMAGNTRLAVQQAAESLRWRIGLSLALVGLGVLLLVAVVLGRRVVSKLRLLIAALNDLAAGEGDLTKRVKLDSDDEIGDMSAAVNRFVDKLQPIVREAGEVAQRTGVEIGVMSERNAGADAAAGRQRDEVAASLQALERMADEAQNESQVMQSALQQVVGIKQATDETTRTANQVGGLIEALAGQVETGAQVIERLAQQSQQIEVVLEVIHGIAEQTNLLALNAAIEAARAGETGRGFAVVADEVRALASKTQSSTGDIQEHIVALQRGAKEAVAAIDQAGRQAKEGLAVLRDSSRLQQSVQESVEQVHAAIGLATQAAVHQAQGAQAVRGRVEVIHAQAERAAQAVSETTASGKVLSGLAAQLKASLGQFRA; encoded by the coding sequence GTGTCTGCTGTCCTTTCTCTGCTGCGTAGTCGTTTGTTGCGTCCTGTATTCATTGCTCTTGGTATTGCCCTTCTGGTGCAAGTGCTGGTCGCTGTTGCGCTGACACGCAGCACGGTGGCTGCGCTGGAGGCTGATCTTGCCCGCAGTCTGGGTGTGGATTCGCAACAGCTGTCGACTCAGTTGGAGCGTGCCAGTAACGAAGTTGCTTCCAGCCTGGAAGCGCTATCGACCAATACCCGCCAGCGTTTGAGTCAGGGCTTGTCCACTCGTTTGAAGGATGAGCAGGGGCAACTGCGTGCCACGCTGGAAAAGAACCTGCACGAGTCTGCCAATGACATGGCCGAATTGCTGGCGGCGGTTGCGCCGCGTGCCATGTGGGATAACGACACCCCGACCCTCTCCGAATTCGCCCGCCGGGCGCAGCGCAATCCCAACGTGTTGTTCGTCGTCTATGACGATGCGGCCGGTGAGCACCTGACTCGCTACCTGGATCGAGATAACGCCAAGATCAAGGCGCTGCTGGCCAAGGGGCAGGGCGAGCGGGCCATGGACAAGGTCCTGGATGCGGCGAAAACCGATCCGGGTGTGTATTACGTCGAAGCATCGATCAGCCCCAATGGCGTCGAGATCGGCAAGGTGCGCATGGGGGTTTCTACCAGTGCGGTGGAAGAAAACCTGACTGCGCTGGACAAGCGCTTTTCGGGCCTCATCAGCAGTAGCGAGCAACTGGTTTCAGAGAGCCTGGCCAGTGCTTCGGCAGGCAGTTCGACGGCGCTGCGCAGCCGCTTGCAGGAGGCACACAACACTGCCGACACCATGGCGGGCAATACCCGGCTGGCGGTGCAGCAAGCAGCTGAATCACTGCGCTGGAGGATTGGTCTGAGCCTGGCGCTGGTCGGGTTGGGTGTGCTGCTGTTGGTGGCTGTGGTGCTTGGGCGGCGGGTGGTCAGCAAACTGCGCTTGCTGATTGCGGCCCTGAATGACCTGGCAGCGGGTGAGGGTGATTTGACCAAGCGGGTCAAGCTCGACAGCGATGACGAAATTGGCGATATGTCGGCAGCGGTCAACCGGTTTGTCGACAAGCTGCAGCCAATCGTGCGTGAGGCGGGTGAGGTGGCCCAGCGTACCGGTGTCGAAATCGGCGTGATGAGCGAGCGCAATGCCGGTGCTGATGCGGCAGCCGGGCGGCAACGTGACGAAGTCGCCGCCAGCTTGCAGGCGCTGGAGCGTATGGCTGATGAGGCGCAGAACGAAAGCCAGGTGATGCAGAGTGCGTTGCAGCAAGTGGTGGGAATCAAGCAGGCGACCGATGAAACCACGCGCACTGCCAACCAGGTGGGCGGTCTGATCGAGGCGCTGGCCGGGCAGGTCGAGACCGGTGCTCAGGTGATTGAGCGTCTGGCCCAGCAGAGTCAGCAGATCGAAGTGGTGCTTGAGGTGATTCACGGGATTGCCGAGCAGACCAACCTGCTGGCCCTGAACGCGGCGATTGAAGCGGCGCGGGCCGGTGAAACCGGACGTGGTTTTGCTGTGGTGGCGGACGAGGTGCGGGCGCTGGCCAGCAAGACTCAAAGCTCCACAGGCGATATTCAGGAACATATCGTGGCGTTGCAGCGCGGCGCCAAGGAGGCGGTGGCGGCAATTGATCAGGCCGGCCGGCAGGCCAAAGAGGGGTTGGCGGTGTTGCGTGACAGTTCCAGGTTGCAGCAGTCGGTGCAGGAGTCGGTCGAGCAGGTGCATGCGGCCATTGGTCTGGCAACTCAGGCCGCGGTGCATCAGGCGCAAGGTGCGCAGGCGGTGCGTGGTCGGGTCGAGGTGATCCATGCCCAGGCGGAGCGCGCAGCGCAGGCGGTATCGGAAACCACTGCCAGTGGTAAAGTGCTGAGTGGTCTGGCGGCGCAGCTCAAGGCGAGCCTGGGGCAGTTCCGGGCTTGA
- the rnr gene encoding ribonuclease R, translating to MADWQSLDPEAAREAEKYENPIPSRELILHHLAERGSPAAREQLVDEFGLTTEDQIEALRRRLRAMERDGQLIYTRRGTYAPVDKLDLILGRVSGHRDGFGFLVPDDGSDDLFLSPAQMRLVFDGDRGLARVAGFDRRGRREGVIVEVISRGHETIVGRYYEESGIGFVVPDNPKVQQEVLITQGRNGGAKVGQFVSVKITHWPTPRFQPQGDVVEVVGNYMAPGMEIDVALRSYDIPHVWPQGVLKEAGRLKPEVEERDKANRIDLRHLPFVTIDGEDARDFDDAVYCEARPGKLRLFSGGWKLYVAIADVSSYVKVDSALDAEAQVRGNSVYFPERVVPMLPEELSNGLCSLNPHVDRLAMVCEMDFSKTGEMVDYVFYEAVIHSHARLTYNKVSTILEHSRTSEARKLREQYNEVVPDLKQLYALYKVLLGARHARGAIDFETQETRIIFGAERKIAEIRPTTRNDAHKLIEECMLAANVATAEFLKKHEIPALYRVHDGPPPERLEKLSAFLGELGLSLHKGKEGPTPKDYQALLETVRERPDHHLIQTVMLRSLSQAVYTSDNNGHFGLNYEAYTHFTSPIRRYPDLLTHRAIRSVIRSKRETPHVRRAGGATIPKARIYPYDETSLEQLGEQCSMSERRADEATRDVVNWLKCEYMKDRVGETFPGVITAATGFGLFVELTDIYVEGMVHVTALPDDYYHYDPVHHRLAGERSGRSYRLGDSIEVKVMRVNLDERKIDFEVPAGSATAAAPRKRQLQGQNQGQSQSPFSEPPAAPAKKERRATSGKRAVADAYYPSDAVAKNAEVRKSREMKKALLAEAKGAGKSSGKSSSHSGEPAGKPTKHRKGPSRSKSKGKS from the coding sequence ATGGCCGATTGGCAATCCCTCGATCCCGAGGCCGCCCGTGAAGCGGAAAAATACGAAAACCCCATTCCCAGCCGCGAGCTGATCCTGCATCACCTCGCTGAGCGTGGTTCGCCCGCTGCCCGTGAGCAGCTGGTCGACGAATTCGGTCTGACCACCGAAGACCAGATCGAAGCCCTGCGCCGCCGTTTGCGGGCCATGGAGCGCGATGGTCAACTGATTTACACCCGTCGCGGCACCTATGCGCCGGTCGACAAGCTGGACCTGATCCTGGGTCGCGTGTCGGGCCACCGTGACGGCTTCGGCTTTCTGGTTCCGGACGATGGTTCCGATGACCTGTTCCTGAGCCCGGCGCAGATGCGCCTGGTGTTCGACGGCGACCGTGGCCTGGCGCGTGTGGCCGGTTTTGATCGTCGTGGTCGCCGCGAAGGGGTGATTGTCGAAGTCATCTCCCGTGGGCATGAAACCATCGTGGGTCGCTACTACGAAGAAAGCGGCATTGGTTTCGTGGTGCCTGACAATCCCAAGGTCCAGCAGGAAGTGCTGATCACCCAGGGACGTAACGGTGGCGCCAAGGTGGGCCAGTTCGTCTCGGTGAAGATTACCCACTGGCCGACCCCGCGCTTCCAGCCTCAAGGTGACGTGGTCGAAGTGGTAGGCAACTACATGGCTCCGGGCATGGAAATCGACGTTGCGCTGCGCAGCTACGATATTCCGCATGTCTGGCCGCAAGGGGTGCTCAAGGAGGCCGGGCGCCTCAAGCCCGAAGTCGAAGAGCGCGACAAGGCCAACCGCATCGACCTGCGCCATCTGCCGTTCGTGACCATCGACGGCGAAGATGCCCGCGACTTCGACGATGCGGTGTACTGCGAAGCGCGCCCCGGCAAACTGCGGCTGTTCTCTGGCGGCTGGAAGCTGTACGTGGCGATTGCCGACGTTTCCAGTTATGTGAAAGTTGACTCGGCGCTGGATGCCGAGGCCCAGGTGCGTGGCAACTCGGTGTATTTCCCCGAGCGCGTCGTGCCCATGCTGCCGGAAGAACTGTCCAATGGCCTGTGCTCACTGAATCCGCATGTCGATCGCCTTGCCATGGTCTGCGAGATGGATTTCTCCAAGACCGGCGAGATGGTCGATTACGTGTTCTATGAAGCCGTGATCCACTCCCATGCGCGCCTGACCTATAACAAGGTCAGCACCATCCTTGAGCACTCGCGTACTTCCGAAGCACGCAAGCTGCGTGAGCAATACAACGAAGTGGTGCCGGACCTCAAGCAACTGTATGCACTGTACAAGGTGCTGCTGGGCGCACGGCATGCGCGTGGTGCCATCGATTTCGAAACCCAGGAAACCCGCATCATCTTCGGTGCCGAGCGCAAGATCGCCGAGATCCGCCCGACCACCCGCAACGATGCGCACAAGCTGATCGAGGAGTGCATGCTGGCGGCCAACGTGGCCACTGCCGAATTCCTCAAGAAGCACGAGATTCCTGCCCTGTACCGGGTGCATGACGGCCCGCCGCCAGAGCGTCTGGAAAAGCTCAGTGCCTTTCTTGGTGAGCTGGGGCTTTCGCTGCACAAGGGCAAAGAGGGGCCAACCCCGAAGGATTACCAGGCGCTGCTGGAAACCGTGCGTGAACGCCCGGACCATCACCTGATCCAGACCGTGATGTTGCGTTCGTTGAGCCAGGCAGTCTACACCTCCGACAACAACGGCCACTTCGGCCTGAACTACGAGGCCTACACGCACTTCACCTCGCCAATCCGTCGCTATCCGGACCTGCTGACCCACCGTGCGATCCGCAGTGTGATCCGTTCCAAGCGCGAGACGCCCCATGTGCGGCGTGCTGGCGGGGCGACCATTCCCAAGGCGCGGATCTATCCGTACGACGAAACAAGCCTTGAGCAACTGGGCGAGCAGTGCTCGATGAGCGAGCGCCGTGCCGACGAGGCCACCCGCGACGTGGTCAACTGGCTCAAGTGCGAGTACATGAAAGACCGCGTGGGTGAGACGTTCCCGGGTGTCATCACCGCCGCGACCGGCTTTGGCCTGTTTGTCGAGCTGACTGACATCTATGTCGAAGGCATGGTGCATGTCACTGCCTTGCCGGACGACTACTACCATTATGACCCTGTGCACCATCGCCTGGCTGGTGAGCGCAGCGGGCGCAGCTACCGCTTGGGCGACAGCATTGAAGTGAAGGTCATGCGCGTCAATCTGGACGAACGCAAGATCGACTTCGAAGTGCCGGCCGGTTCAGCGACTGCAGCTGCACCGCGCAAGCGTCAGTTGCAGGGGCAAAATCAGGGGCAGAGCCAATCGCCTTTCAGTGAGCCGCCTGCAGCGCCGGCAAAAAAAGAGCGGCGCGCCACTTCAGGCAAACGTGCGGTGGCTGATGCTTACTATCCGAGCGATGCCGTGGCCAAAAACGCCGAGGTGCGCAAGAGCCGGGAAATGAAAAAGGCGCTGCTGGCCGAAGCCAAGGGCGCTGGCAAGTCTTCAGGCAAGTCCTCATCGCACAGCGGTGAGCCTGCAGGCAAGCCGACCAAGCATCGCAAGGGGCCATCGCGGTCCAAGTCCAAGGGCAAGTCATGA
- the rlmB gene encoding 23S rRNA (guanosine(2251)-2'-O)-methyltransferase RlmB: MSELEKVYGVHAVEALLRHHPKRVKQIWLAEGRSEPRVQNLVELATQNRVQIGQAERREMDAWVEGVHQGVVAEVSPSQVWGEAMLDELLERHEGTPLLLVLDGVTDPHNLGACLRTADAAGALAVIVPKDKSATLNATVRKVACGAAEVIPLVAVTNLARSLEKLQKRGVWIVGTAGEAEQELYQQDLTGPIAIVMGAEGKGMRRLTREHCDFLVRLPMAGSVSSLNVSVATGVCLFEALRQRGTKSAGKK; this comes from the coding sequence ATGAGTGAGCTGGAAAAAGTCTACGGCGTGCATGCCGTAGAGGCGTTGTTGCGTCATCACCCCAAACGGGTCAAGCAGATCTGGCTGGCGGAAGGGCGCAGCGAGCCGCGGGTGCAGAACCTGGTTGAACTGGCCACGCAGAACCGCGTGCAGATCGGTCAGGCCGAGCGTCGCGAGATGGACGCCTGGGTTGAAGGCGTGCATCAGGGTGTGGTCGCGGAAGTCAGCCCCAGCCAGGTCTGGGGCGAGGCGATGCTCGATGAGTTGCTTGAGCGTCATGAAGGCACGCCATTGCTGCTGGTGCTCGACGGCGTGACCGATCCGCACAACCTCGGTGCCTGCCTGCGCACCGCCGATGCCGCCGGTGCGCTGGCGGTGATCGTGCCCAAGGACAAATCGGCAACCCTCAATGCCACGGTGCGTAAAGTGGCCTGTGGTGCCGCTGAGGTCATCCCGCTGGTGGCGGTAACCAACCTGGCGCGTAGCCTGGAAAAACTGCAAAAACGCGGCGTGTGGATCGTCGGCACTGCGGGCGAAGCCGAGCAGGAGCTGTACCAGCAGGATCTTACCGGGCCGATCGCCATTGTCATGGGCGCCGAAGGCAAAGGCATGCGCCGTCTGACCCGCGAGCATTGCGATTTTCTGGTGCGCCTGCCCATGGCCGGCAGCGTCAGCAGCCTCAATGTCTCGGTTGCGACCGGTGTGTGTCTGTTCGAAGCCCTGCGCCAGCGCGGCACCAAATCGGCCGGCAAGAAATAA